In a single window of the Ornithodoros turicata isolate Travis unplaced genomic scaffold, ASM3712646v1 ctg00000903.1, whole genome shotgun sequence genome:
- the LOC135375585 gene encoding putative nuclease HARBI1 translates to MEYFDEDLKDLHLSFQVQPSRYYHRDITDPFVSLNDKQFHDRFRLLKHTVYDLLLVIEKHLEFASDRNSSVPPIRQLLICLRFYASGTFQIVIGDTSDISKSTVCRIIKRVSHVLASLSPLYIKFPSTQDEKQRTMLGFYDIAGFPGVIGAIDCTHVAIQSPGGNTAELFRNRKGYFSINVQCVCDADLQITDIVARWHGATHDATIFDSSRIRAHLETNLGGHLLGDAGYPCRPYLLTPLAAPNSAAEKRYQNKHVATRNTVERLFGVWKRRFPVLKMGLRLKIDTALAVIVATAVLHNIAQQKDNCMPDICESVVEHESVDVVWNGPLEPGATSSRAQIIANFARSHEDLQQLLPE, encoded by the coding sequence ATGGAGTACTTCGACGAGGATCTGAAAGATCTACACCTGAGTTTTCAAGTTCAGCCGTCACGATATTATCATAGGGACATCACGGACCCTTTTGTATCCCTAAATGACAAGCAGTTTCATGACAGATTTCGGCTACTGAAACATACAGTGTATGATCTCCTCTTGGTAATTGAGAAGCACCTCGAGTTTGCATCAGACAGGAACTCCTCAGTACCACCAATACGCCAGCTCCTAATCTGCCTCCGTTTCTATGCTAGTGGAACTTTTCAAATAGTTATAGGCGACACGTCTGACATAAGCAAGTCTACAGTCTGCCGTATAATCAAGAGAGTATCACATGTTCTTGCCTCACTGTCACCTCTCTACATAAAATTCCCATCAACGCAAGATGAAAAGCAAAGGACAATGCTTGGATTCTATGACATTGCTGGCTTTCCTGGAGTCATTGGAGCAATTGACTGTACACACGTAGCAATACAGTCACCAGGTGGTAACACAGCAGAGCTGTTCAGAAACAGAAAGGGCTACTTTTCAATTAATGTACAGTGTGTATGTGACGCTGACTTGCAGATCACCGACATTGTTGCTAGGTGGCATGGTGCTACCCATGATGCCACAATTTTTGATAGCTCGAGAATTCGAGCCCACCTCGAGACAAACTTAGGAGGTCATTTGCTCGGGGATGCAGGATATCCTTGCAGGCCCTATCTGCTTACACCCTTAGCAGCACCTAACTCTGCTGCAGAAAAGAGATATCAGAATAAGCATGTTGCAACAAGAAACACTGTAGAAAGACTCTTTGGTGTGTGGAAGAGGAGATTTCCTGTGTTGAAGATGGGGCTACGTTTGAAGATTGACACTGCTCTGGCGGTGATTGTTGCAACAGCGGTGTTGCATAACATTGCTCAACAAAAGGACAATTGCATGCCTGACATTTGTGAATCAGTTGTCGAGCATGAATCAGTTGATGTTGTGTGGAATGGTCCTTTAGAGCCAGGAGCCACAAGCTCTAGAGCCCAAATAATTGCAAACTTTGCAAGGAGCCATGAGGATCTGCAGCAGTTGCTACCTGAATGA